In Physeter macrocephalus isolate SW-GA chromosome 9, ASM283717v5, whole genome shotgun sequence, the DNA window GTCCCTCCCCCATACATCACCATCTCCCTTACTCTGCTTAATTTGTTGGCAGCTGGGACCTTGTCTCTAGTTTTCAGGTCAAGAAGAAATCACACTCTAGAAAGACgatctaaaatattaatttaaaatgtcatacATTATCTATTCTGGGTTTTATATAAACCATAATATAAACTATGTTGGATTATATTAacactgattcattttttttataaatctCATTTGATGTCTAGAAATTTTTTCCTCTAGAACTCTACATTTTTCAGCTATAGAGGCCACATATTCTCTCCATATAGGCCCTCAAAGCATAAATCTGTGTTTTCCTGCAGAAACAGTATCAACAATCTGTATcaaagatctttatttttttacggTGACTAAACAGCTCTCAGAAGGTAGAAGTGATTCAACGCGTTAAACACAGGGGCTAAAAACCTTGCAGAGGAGAAAGGTCCTCGCGTCTTTCACATTCTCATGTGCTTGTGCAGTGGGTCAATTTTCCTTCACGGCCCCTTTTTGTCTCTGTACTCTGCAGAGGGTGAAAACAAAGTCTCGGTATTTACATCAGCAGCACTAATATAACCGGTTTTGCTTAACtgatttatttccattactaCGCAACATTTCTGTCGGTGGATTATACAAGTAATATGACATAGTCCTATCTGATCCATGTTTGTTCATGAATCAACCCAGCTCTTacatcctcctttcctttctctttacaaaagattttgtttaaaaaaaaaattaaagggggaGCAGATGGAGCACTCTTCAGCACATATTAAGCCTTAAATGTGAAAatagggaacttccctggtgacgcggtggttaagaatctgcctgccaatgcaggggacgcaggttccagccctgttccgggaagatcctacatgctgtggagcaactaagcctgtgtgccacaactactgagcctacctgccacaactactgaagcccgcgcacctagagcccgtgctccacagcaagagaagccacctcaatgagaagcccacacaccacaacgaagagtagcccccgctcgctgcaactggcgaaagcccatgcgcagcaacaaagacccaaagcagccaaaaaaaaaaaaaatatatatatatatatatatatatattttttttttaatgtgaaaataagcTGAGGTAGATAGATAGAAGGATCTTGCAATGTCCACCTGTGAGCtacagggatatatatatatatatatatatatttttttttttttaatgtgaaaataagcTGAGGTAGATAGATAGAAGGATCTTGCAATGTCCACCTGTGAGCTACAGGGACATGGGGACACATGTAGACATCTCCCTGAGGCTGCAGCCCTGCTTTGTGTCTCCCCACCTTCTTCCCTCCAACACCAGAGGCTAATGGACAGGCACCGCGCTTCTCCCTTAGTTCTGAGAATGCAGAAGTAAACACTTTCCTACCAACTCCCTGGTGGTCACTGCCTTGCCTCTCCTGAGCATCTCTTTGCCCATACTTCTTTTTCTGTATCCTTCTAAAGAAGGACAGAAATTTGGGGATGCAGTCCACTCTTCAATTCCCAAATACAGAAACTGACAGCTCTCTCCCCAAAGTCACCCTGGCCATAGTCCAGTCACCTGTAGGAACAGACCAAGGAGCAACAACTGGAccacttctctttttccttctcaaacAAGCTAAAAGAAATTATCCTGATATTTGTTCAAATGGTAAGGAAGACCTTTTTCAAGTCTATTGCGATAGGGGCAAGAGATCAGGCCCAACTCTGAATGCAGCAAAGATGGCTAGGGGTTTACAGCCAATGAGCAGACTGTGAGGTTGGTGGATGGGAAATCACTAAGAGGAGACATCCAGGATGGGGGATTCTGGCTTAACCTGTCTAActggattcttgctgaaggcatcAAGGATGAGGCACCAATAGTGGGGGATGAGGAGTTTGATCAGATATCAAGAGTGGGTGAATCtggctaaactgacttagcaggattttTTGCTAAGATTGTCTTTAGCAGGCCGTGGATGAGGAGTCTGTCTAAAGTTTGGTCAAACAGAGAGTCTTTGTGAACCAGCTGACTTAAATTGGGGTAGCCAGGGAAACTGCAAGGCTCCTTCCTTCCTCAAGAATGCCTGGGCCAAGGAGCTGGTGCTGGTGGTGTCCTCCACCATCGGGGGCCTCATTATAATTCTGCCCACAATGAGCCCCTACACCGAGTATGCCATCATGATCAACCAGGCCTCCCCTTACAACCACACAGTGCTCCTCCTAGACAATGGGAACATACCCAATGGGTCCAGCCACCCACAGGACCCACAGGGCCCAAGCTTAGAGTGGCTGAAGAAACTGTGATCACCTACATTGACAGGGACGGGTCCTCTTCCCTGGATCTcccaataaaaatgtgaaaactgaaaaaaaaaaatgtgggcagCAAGCGTATGCGCATGTGCATGTACGTGTGTTTAATTATGGGAATGGGAGAGGCAGAAACAAGTGTATTTTTAGATGAGACAAGTCACTTCCCTAGGCCCAGTTACTCCATTCCAAGCTGCTTGGGGATTGGTGCCCCGCCTCTAGCCAGAGATCTGAACCAGTGAATGTTTGCTCCATCTGTTTTTTGAAATACAACTATAATCCCAGGGAAAAACAACTATTTGTCTCGGGGACAAACCAGCCAGGGAAATTTCAAAGAAACGAGACAAGAGTTGGGGGGACTGGCTCACAGCACTGTCATACTCATCCTTCAGGATTCCGCCTGGCTGGCTTCA includes these proteins:
- the LOC102992404 gene encoding NADH dehydrogenase [ubiquinone] 1 alpha subcomplex subunit 3-like; translation: MTNKIDDQLLGIVLLAAVVPKEMLPEVVRFDICESAWKAAHILGLPPTYSSDLNWGSQGNCKAPSFLKNAWAKELVLVVSSTIGGLIIILPTMSPYTEYAIMINQASPYNHTVLLLDNGNIPNGSSHPQDPQGPSLEWLKKL